The stretch of DNA GAGTCAAAGGGAGACCCCGCAGGAGCGATAGCGACGAGGAGGCTTCCGGACCGCCCGCGGAAAGCGAGTGCCTGCAGCGGAAATCAACAGGGAAGTTTAACATAGCCATTAAAATAAGGAGGCATTTTCGATGGAAGCAAAGCTTTTTACCCCTTTTACAATAAAAAATACGACATTTAAGAACAGAATTGTCATGTCCCCGATGTGTATGTATTCCTGCTCAAATGAAGATGGCATGGTTGAGAATTGGCATCGGACTCATTATTCAAGCCGTGCGGTGGGCCAGGTTGGGATGATTATTGTGGAGGCAACCGCTGTTACTCCTCAAGGACGAATTTCGCCAAAAGACCTTGGTATCTGGAGTGACGAGCATATTGATGGTTTGAAGGAACTTACCAAATTAATGAAAGAGCATGGTGCTGCACCTGGCATCCAGCTTGCCCATGCAGGCAGAAAAGCCGTGCTTGAAGGTGAAATCATTGCCCCTTCTGCCATTCCATTTAATGAAAAAAGCAAAACACCTAATGAAATGACTTTAGATGATATTCATAAAACAATTGAAGCCTTCAAGCAAGGGGCAACACGTGCCAAAAAAGCTGGATTTGAAGTCATTGAAATTCACGGAGCTCATGGATATTTAATCAATGAATTTTTATCACCGCTGTCAAATAAACGGAATGATGAGTACGGTGGGACTATGGAAAATCGATACCGATTCTTGCGTGAAGTGATTGAAGCGATACAATCCGTATGGGACGGCCCGCTTTTCGTTAGAATTTCAGCAAACGATTACCATGAAGAAGGCTTAACAGTTGAGGATTATGTACAAATGAGCAGTTGGATGAAGGAACAAGGAATTGACCTTATTGATTGCAGTTCAGGTGCAGTTGTACCAGCAAGGATCCATACATACCCGGGATACCAAGTAAAATTCTCTGAAAAAATTAAGCATGAAGCTGATATTGCTACGGGTGCTGTTGGCTTGATTACCTCTCCCTTACATGCAGAAGAGATTCTGCAAAATGATCGTGCTGACTTAATTTTCCTTGCACGTGAATTGCTTCGTGACCCATACTGGCCGCGAACTGCCGCGAAAGAATTAGGAGTGGATATTGAAGCGCCAAAGCAATATGAGCGCGGATGGTATTAATATATTAAAGGGATGGATACAATTGTTCCATCCCCTTTTCTCTA from Cytobacillus dafuensis encodes:
- the namA gene encoding NADPH dehydrogenase NamA, which gives rise to MEAKLFTPFTIKNTTFKNRIVMSPMCMYSCSNEDGMVENWHRTHYSSRAVGQVGMIIVEATAVTPQGRISPKDLGIWSDEHIDGLKELTKLMKEHGAAPGIQLAHAGRKAVLEGEIIAPSAIPFNEKSKTPNEMTLDDIHKTIEAFKQGATRAKKAGFEVIEIHGAHGYLINEFLSPLSNKRNDEYGGTMENRYRFLREVIEAIQSVWDGPLFVRISANDYHEEGLTVEDYVQMSSWMKEQGIDLIDCSSGAVVPARIHTYPGYQVKFSEKIKHEADIATGAVGLITSPLHAEEILQNDRADLIFLARELLRDPYWPRTAAKELGVDIEAPKQYERGWY